CCCCGTCGAATGTGAAGGTAGGGTGAGCCGTGAAGTCGGGGAGGGGTAGAAGTTAGGATTCGTCCGTAAGCAGATAGGTGCTGCCAAGTCGTATGCCAATAAGGCCAACGGGGGCAGTGATGAGAATAGAAATTACCGCAAGAGCGAGTATAATATCCCCTTCAGGCAGCCCATGAGACAGGGCTACTCCTCCAAGAGCTGCTTGAACCGTTGCCTTTGGAATGTAGGCACAAACGCAAAAGAGGCGCTCTTTCTTGGTTAAGTGCCGTGAAGGGATGGTGGATATCCAGACACCGATACTGCGAACAGACACACCAATGAGGATAATCAGCACTCCGCGCGGGCCTGCATAGAGTGCTGCGGAAAGATCGAGGGAAAAACCGATGAGTACAAACAGAATAATCTCGGCAAAGACCCAGATCTTGGAGAGTTTTTCTGCAATACGAGCGGCGATATCTGAATTTTTTTCCAGGATAATAAACCCGGCAGTCATAATAGCAAGAAGGGATGCGATGTGTATGATTTCACCAAGAGAGATAAGAAAGAAGGCTCCTACTAAAAGAAGTAAGACCTTCTCAGTATCGCGAACTTTCTCAGGATGTTTTGAAAAGTAATAAATAGAGACTCTACCAACAAAGGCTCCTGCGACCACGGCGGTAACCAAGGCGAGGGGCGTCATAAGAGCTATTTCCTGTGGGGAAAAGGCCTCTCCTGTCAAACCATGCAGGAGAAGTGAAAAGAGGGTGATTGCCAATACATCGTCAATGGATGCCCCCGCAAGAATAAGGCTTGGGAT
This portion of the Chitinivibrio alkaliphilus ACht1 genome encodes:
- a CDS encoding cation:proton antiporter, with translation MMDLNTTLFLLICGGYFFGLFFDRLKLPSILGMLIFGIFASLTIGNYASPLLWEVEPSLKSFALTIILLRAGLGIKKESLRKNGTSALLMSFLPATLETIVLTLALHSLLSFSLLTALLTATMLTAVSPAVIVPAMLDLTARNRGNKKDIPSLILAGASIDDVLAITLFSLLLHGLTGEAFSPQEIALMTPLALVTAVVAGAFVGRVSIYYFSKHPEKVRDTEKVLLLLVGAFFLISLGEIIHIASLLAIMTAGFIILEKNSDIAARIAEKLSKIWVFAEIILFVLIGFSLDLSAALYAGPRGVLIILIGVSVRSIGVWISTIPSRHLTKKERLFCVCAYIPKATVQAALGGVALSHGLPEGDIILALAVISILITAPVGLIGIRLGSTYLLTDES